The Candidatus Tectomicrobia bacterium genome includes a window with the following:
- a CDS encoding dienelactone hydrolase family protein produces MAYRVETVQVKGSPMEVFLFDPKGPGPHPGLVLCQHIPGHTGIDKDPFTLKTGERFAENGYAVSVPFLYHWWPKEADMQVKREEFRDDWTAPDLRAGFDVLAAQKNVDAGRIGIAGHCWGGRVCWLGACTDSRYKACAVFYGGGVKEVRGKGNPPAIELAGKIPCPVIGFFGNDDTNPSPKDVDDYEAALEKAGVEYAFHRYDGAGHAFQWADNPERYREKASEDAWEKVLAFFAEKLKK; encoded by the coding sequence ATGGCGTACCGCGTCGAGACGGTCCAGGTGAAAGGCAGCCCGATGGAGGTGTTCCTCTTCGATCCCAAGGGGCCGGGGCCGCACCCGGGACTGGTGCTCTGCCAGCACATCCCCGGCCACACGGGAATCGACAAGGACCCCTTCACCCTGAAGACGGGGGAGCGCTTCGCCGAGAACGGCTACGCCGTCTCGGTGCCCTTCCTCTACCATTGGTGGCCCAAGGAAGCGGACATGCAGGTCAAGCGCGAGGAGTTCCGGGACGACTGGACGGCGCCCGACCTGAGGGCGGGCTTCGACGTGCTGGCGGCGCAGAAGAACGTGGACGCCGGGCGCATCGGCATCGCCGGCCACTGCTGGGGCGGGCGGGTGTGCTGGCTCGGCGCGTGCACGGACTCCCGCTACAAGGCCTGCGCCGTGTTCTACGGGGGCGGGGTCAAGGAGGTGCGGGGGAAAGGGAATCCGCCCGCCATCGAGCTCGCGGGAAAAATCCCCTGTCCTGTCATCGGTTTCTTCGGGAACGACGACACCAATCCCTCCCCCAAGGACGTGGACGACTACGAGGCCGCCCTCGAGAAGGCGGGCGTCGAGTACGCCTTCCACCGCTACGACGGCGCGGGCCACGCCTTCCAGTGGGCCGATAACCCGGAGCGCTACCGGGAGAAGGCCAGCGAGGACGCCTGGGAGAAGGTGCTCGC